Part of the Zhongshania aliphaticivorans genome, CACCCGATTACAAAAATGAAAGCTATTTAAAGCTTCAATTTAAGCAAACTTGGGAGGAGCGCGGCGACATTCAAACGGATTTCCGAGTTAAGGCAAAAGTTGATTTACCAAATACACAGCGAAAAGCGAAATTGTTTTTTAGTAGTGATGAATATAGTGATAATTCCTTAGAGGAGAGAGTCAGGAGTAACTCTACGGGTGAGCGGTTACGACGAAAGGATTCGGTCTCGGGCATAGAAATAACACCAGATAGCGAGTGGCATAAATGGCAGCGCTCGGCTAGGTTGGGGGTTAAGTTACGGGTGCCGCTAGTGACGTTTGGACGCTACCGTCTTAGGCGGCCTATGGAAAAATGGGGGCAATGGTCTCCAGAGTTCACCCAAGAAGTGTGGTATTTTTCTGACCGAGGTTGGGGTGAGACGAGTGAGCTAAACGTGCAGCGCCCACTGGGATTAAAATTAAGACTACGTTATTTAACCATTTTGGAATTTGAAGATAAGAATGATTATTTTGAAAATGTCCATGTTTTGTCATTAAATCAGGCCTTATCCCAACGCTCTTCACTTGAATATCGGATTGGGGGAATATTGTCTACAGAGTTTCGTACTCAAATGTCGGCTTATTTTGTGGGTGCTAGTTACAGTTATAACTTGCATGAAGACTGGATCTTTATAGCGGCAAGTCCTGAAGTGTTTTTTCCAAAGGATGAAGGCTGGGACGCGGAGGCGAGTTTTACCATTAAGCTGGATATTTACTTCTCTAATTAGTGAAGTAATGATGATGAGTTAAATTTTAGCGATATATGGAGTGTTTTTGAGCGCACTGAGTTGGCGCGATGTATGCTAGCTCGTTATAAGGAAATAGGTATCTGGGATCATCACGGTTCAAGACTTGCTTTACGTTAAGATAAAGCATGTAAAAATTTGTCGCGGCTTTGTAAAGGATGCAGGCTATAATTGCCGGCTGTTTACTATCTGGTGGTGGCAGGGTGTAGTGATGTTATATTAAATTTCAACCAGATTAAGACGTAGATGCGGTATTCGCAGGAGAAGTAATGACAATTCGCGTGGCTATTCACCATAAGACCTACTACAGCTTTGACCGCTTAGTAAATCTTTCTCCCCATGTAATACGCTTACGGCCAGCGCCGCACAGCCGAACACCGATCCATAGTTATAGTATGAAAGTGGTGCCAGAAACCCACTTTCTAAACTGGCAGCAAGATGCTTTTGGTAATTATTTAGCACGTTTAGTCTTTCCAGAAAAAACTGAAAAGTTTTCGATTGAAGTCGAAGTTATTGCGGATATGACCGTAATAAATCCCTTTGATTTTTTCGTTGAAGAATACGCTGAGAAATTTCCTTTCTATTATAAAAAACAGCTCAAAAAAGAGTTGGCACCTTATTTGGCAAAAGAAAAGCAAGGTAAGTTGTTCAATAAGCTACTTAAATCAATCTCTACCACTAAACGGCCAATGAACGATTTTTTGGTTGAGGTGAATCAAATCCTTGAGAAAGAGATTGAATACTGCCTGCGTTTTGAACCTGGCGTCCAAGATCCAGAAGAGACTTTGCAGCTGAAAAAAGGGTCTTGCCGTGACTCCGCATGGCTGGCTGTTCAGTTATTTCGTCATCTAGGTATCGCGGCAAGGTTTGCGTCAGGCTATTTAGTACAGCTGACATCTGATGAAAAATCATTGGATGGCCCTAGTGGTCCTGAGGAGGATTTCACCGATTTACACGCGTGGTGTGAGGTTTACATACCCGGTGCGGGATGGATTGGTCTTGACCCTACATCGGGGCTGTTTGCTAGCGAAGGGCATATTCCGTTGGCATGCACACCTGACCCTGTGTCTGCGGCACCCATAGAGGGCTTTACCGACGAGTGTGAAGTTGAGTTTGATTACACCAATGTAGTTGAGCGGGTTCATGAAGACCCTCGAGTTACCAAGCCATATAGCGATGACCAGTGGGCTGATATTTTATTACTGGGCGAGCAAGTTGATGTTGATTTTGCAAAAAATGATGTACGTCTCACCATGGGTGGCGAACCGACGTTTGTCTCTGTTGATGACATGGAGTCTGCGCAGTGGAATATCGATGCACTGGGCGCTGAAAAACTAAGTCTTGCTAAAACATTGCTTTTAAAACTACGCAATCATTTTGCGCCGCAGGGTCTGCTTCATTATGGGCAAGGAAAGTGGTATCCCGGTGAAGAGGTGCCGCGTTGGGCCTTAGGTTTATTTTGGCGTAAAGATAATGAGCCAATATGGACTGATCCCGAGCTATTAGCCCGAGTTGACAAGGACTATGGCCATAATGTTGCCACGTCTGAAAAATTTGCGTTAAGTTTAATCGAGAAATTAAGTTTAGCGAAAGAATACGCTCAGCCAGCTTATGAAGATGCCTTGTACTATCTTCTTCAAGAGCAAAAGATTCCTAAAAATATCGATATTTTGGCCTCAAAAATCAATGATGATTTAGGCCGTCGACGTCTTGCTCGATTGTTGGAGCAAGGCTTTAAAGATCCAACCGGTTATCTCGTTCCATTGGCCTGGGAGCCAGTGACTGGCGAGTGGGTCAGCAGTATTTGGAATGTGAAGCGGGAGCGTTTGATATTAACGCCGGGCGACTCACCCATGGGACTTAGGTTGCCGCTGGGAGACCTTCCAGAGTTAGCTGAGCCGGAGATTCAGCCGGACAGAGACCCGTTTGAAGAGCGCAGCCCCTTGCAGCCGCGGCAAGAAATCCAATTCCCTCATGAAGCCAAAGTTCCACGACCGCAAAAGCTACAGAGCGCGGCAAAAGTGCTGGAAGAAAAGCTGAAAGGCCCACAAGCCATTGTTAGAACGGCAATGTGTATTGAGTCTAGAGGCGGTAAAGTCCATATATTCATGCCTCCATTACATAGTCTTGAGCATTATATTGAGCTTGTGGCAGCGATTGAGGAGACAGCGAAGGAGCAGAGTGTTCCCGTTATTTTGGAGGGCTATGAGCCGCCAAGAGACCCGCGTATTCAAAAGTTATTGGTGACGCCCGACCCTGGTGTTATCGAGGTTAATGTTCACCCAAAATCAAGCTGGAAAGAGTTGGTAGACAATACCATTGAGCTTTACAGCGCTGCACGTGAATCTCGTCTAGCGGCAGAGAAATTTATGCTAGATGGTCGTCACACCGGTACCGGTGGGGGGAATCACATTACCTTAGGTGGTGTCACACCGAGTGATAGTCCTATTTTGCGCCGCCCGGATTTACTTCGGAGTTTAGTGACGTTTTGGCAGCACCATCCAAGTTTGTCGTATATATTTTCTAGCGCATTTATCGGGCCGACCAGTCAGGCACCCCGTGCTGATGAAGGTCGTGATGAAATGATGTATGAAATGGAAATTGCATTTCAGCAAATGCCTGACGGACTTGCCGAGCAGCCTTGGTTGGTCGACAGGCTAATGCGCAACCTATTGATTGATATCACGGGTAATACACATCGAGCGGAATTTTGTATCGATAAATTATATGCACCAGGTAGCGCGACGGGCCGTTTAGGGATTTTAGAGTTCCGCGGTTTTGAAATGCCACCCCATAGTCGCATGTCATTGGTACAGGCCTTATTAATAAGAACCCTAGTCGCTCGTTTTTGGAATGAGCCGTATAAAAAACCACTGGTTCGCTGGGGGACGGCGTTACACGATAAGTTTATGTTGCCGCATTATTTATGGCAGGACATGAAAGACGTTGTTGCCGATTTGGAGCATGCTGGGTATCCATTCAAAGCCGACTGGTTGCTGCCTTTTGAGGAATTCCGTTTTCCACACTACGGCCGCGTGAAACTTGATGAAATAGAAATCGAATTGCGCTGGGCTGTTGAACCTTGGAATGTGTTGGGTGAAGAAATTGGTAGTTTCGGTACGGCAAGGTATGTGGACTCTTCGGTAGAGCGTTTACAGGTTAAGTTAAGCGGTTTAACAGATAGTCGTTATGTTCTAGCCTGTAATGGCCGTAGAGTGCCTTTGGCCAACACAGGACGGCATGGTGAATATGTCGCGGGTGTGCGTTACCGAGCTTGGGCGCCACCATCGGCTTTACACCCTACTATTGGTGTACATACGCCATTGGTGTTCGACTTAATCGATACTTGGACGGGGCGCTCTATTGGTGGTTGTAGTTACCATGTATCGCACCCTGGCGGTCGAACCTACGAAACCTTCCCGGTAAATGCATTCGAGGCTGAGTCGCGTCGTGGTAATCGCTTTAGTACGGTCGCGCATACCCCCGGGCCCTATACGCCAAGACCGGATTTAGATGCTGTTCGAGAGTTTTTCTCTGAGCCACCTCGGCCGATGGCGCCACCTCCTGAAGAGTCACCGGGTGAATACCCGCATACGCTCGATTTACGACGCAAGCCCAACTGGACGGGTTAGGTTTACTCAATAATTACCGCTCGCAATAGTTTGAGATTCAGTACTGTTGCGAGCAGCCCCCCTCCAGACGGACGACATTCTCACTGCTGTAATTCCCTTAGAATTACGGCATACATAGCTGTGAGAATACCTTCATGCCCAATAAACTCGACTACGTGAAAACTCGCCGGGAAGATGTCGACGAGATTCCCTTGAAATGGCAAAGGCTAATTCAGCGAGTAATGAAGCATTACACTCGCTTTAATGTATGGGTATATAAGAAAAGTGGAGGCCGGTTATTAAAAAATTTCCCCGGTGGTTTCCCCATTTGTATTGTCGGCATGACGGGGCGGAAAAGCGGTACACGTCGAGAAATTGCATTAATTCACTTGCCCTGGGGAAATAATAAACTCCTAGTCGCCTCTCAAGGGGGGATGGAAAAACACCCTCAGTGGTATTTCAATATTGCCGCTAAACCAGAGATCGATATTATGGTTCGTGGGGATAAAAGAAACTATTCAGCTCGTCAGGCTAATGACGAGGAGAAGCGTGAGCTGTGGCCTCACTTATTGGGTTTATATCCTGACTTTGATGAGTATCAGGCAAGAACAGACCGTGATATTCCAGTCTTTATTTGTGAGCCGGCCTAGCCTGTAGAAAGATAATAAAAAAAGGATTGTTAGTGATGGACAGATCGCGTGCGCTCGAGGAGCAGCGTCAATTAGCTTTTCATGGTGTCGTTATTTTGCTGCTTGGCTTAATGGCTGGAATAGGGTTTTCTGTAGCGGCTGCAACTGCTGAGGTGAGCAACCCTTCATACGGAGCGTGGCGCTTTGCGCATATGGAAGGGCTGCTTAATGGTGTCCTTGTGCTCGCGGTAGCGGGGGTGTGGTTACGTATGAATTTAGATGGCAGGGGAATACATTTAGCTCGCTATCTTTTGGTGTTGGGTTGTTATGCTAATATCATAGGGCCAATCATAAATGCCCTGTTCATTGGCAAGCGCCTGATTGTACCGGAGACTAACTTTGAAGCGTTTGTGGTCTATGGTTTTTATATTCCAGGTACGCTGCCGCTTATTTCTTTTGTCATTTTTGCATTTAACTTATTTGCTCGTAGGCGGCCGTAAAGTATTAGCTTGGGAACTGGGTGCAATGAATACCCTGAGTGCTTTCAATTGTACTTATACAGTCGTTACAGTGGGTGCAGCGGCTAACAAAGTCTGATTTTGCGCGAGCTTGATGGGGCAAGTCAGGGTCGCTTAAAAGTGTTCTGCCTAACTGAATAAAATCAAAGCCTTGCTCCATCAGGGTCATAAAGCTGGTGTTACTGCTAGCTCCGCCAACATAAATCATCTTGCAAGATACTGCCTCGCGTATACGTTTTGCGTGCTGTAAAAAATAGAGTTCGGAATAGGGGTAGTTTTTAAACATGGATTTACCCATCAGGCGAAGCAATAAGCGCATTAGCGGGCTTTTTTCTGTGCGCAACATGCCGGGAAGTATATTGCCACCCCGAAACATGATCATGGGGTTCATCGTGCTGCTGCCGCCACTCGTGATAATACCGTCGATCCCAGCTTTATCTAAAAATTTACACATCGCAATGGCTTCATCGTAGTGAAGTCCACCACGGACGCCTTCTGTCATGCTTATTTTCCCAAGCAAGGGGAAGTCATCACCCACCGCATCACGTACTGCCGCTAATACCTGTAATGGTAGGCGCATTCTATTTTCTAGGTTGCCCCCATATTGATCTCGGCGTTTATTGGTTTTGGGACTAATAAACTGGCATAAACCGTAGCCATGCCCGAAATGGATTTCCAAGGCATCAAAGCCAACCGACTTCATGAAGATGGCTGCTTGATGATAACTTTTAATAAGAGACTCAATATCATCAAGCGTCATTGCGTCGCAAAATAGCATGCCACGGGACAGCCCCAAGCCATTTATACCAAAACTAGGACCAAGGGGGCGGCGACGTTGAAGCTCCTTGTTTTTGGAGAAGCCACCGCAGTGCCCCATTTGCCCAGATACCTTTGTACCACGCTGATGTAGGTCGGCGATTAAAGCAGTAAGTTCTGGGCGAATGCCTTCGTGCATGTACATCATGTTTTCGTTAAGGCGACCGTCATTTTCAACCGCGCAATAGCCGAGTGTGGTCATTGCAATGTCGCCATCGGCAAGCTTGCCGTGAAAATTGTTCAAGTTGGCACCAGGAACCCCGCCCGGCGTCATGTTCTCGAAGGTGCCAGCTTTGATAAAGCGATTCTTCAACTGAAGGCTGTTGATTGATGCTGGGGATAGGTAGTCGGCATGACTCATGGTTCTACCCTTTTTTATTATATTGGGTGGTGTTTGGCTCTATTGTCGATGTGGCGGGCTATGAATTGAATACTCAGTTCGGGCGAGGTGATGAGCTAATGAAAAAAGTTTTATGGCAGCGCGGGGAGTAAATGCTGGGTAATGAGGAGGGCTGCCGCCGTAGCGGCAACGGAATTACTGCTGATCTTTGTGATTAATCTTGGCATACACTTCCTGGCTGCCGTCTTTGTTTATTTGTAGTACTTGATAGGCCTGAAAATGCTCACCCATCTCCATGCCGGGGCTGCCCATCGGCATATTGGGTACCGTCAAACCGATGGCGTTTTGAGGTGGCTTGGCAAGAAACTGTTTAATCAGCCTAGCGGGAATATGTCCTTCAAAGACATAGCCGGAGTCGGTAACGGCGGTGTGACATGATTGCAGGGATGGGGTAATGCCGAGTTCGGCTTTTATCTCTGCGAGGCGGTCACTATTGTGAACCTCGGTTGATAGACCTTCACTGTTCAGGTGTTCAACCCATTTTCCACAGCAGCCGCAGCTTGGGCTTTTATATACTTGCAGCGTGGGACTTAAGATATTGTCCGCAAACGTGGCAGGGCTGAGCAGCATGACTAAGGCTGTCAGTACTAAGGTGGTTAGATATTTTTGGTAGTGTATTTGGTTCTTGTGGGCGTTCATGATTGTCCCTTTATGGCTTGTTTTAAATTCTAGGATTTCGTTTTTACTGCAAATGTTTTAGAGAATGACCTCTATTAAACGGTAACTAACTTGGCCGGCTTGTTTGTCTTTGATGATCTGCCACTGTGGCGGAAGTGCAGGTAGCGCTTCGTCTCGGCCTGTTTCGAGATAGATCAACGTACCATTAACTAGGTTTTTACTTGCGAGTGCCTCTACCGTAGGGGCAAGTAAATCTTTATGAAACGGGGGGTCTAAAAAGATGATGTCATAATTGAAGGCATGATTTTCTAAGAAAGCGATTGCCGTCTGGCAATGCACCTTCGCGTTTTGGCAGTGAAGGGTGGCAATGTGTTTGCGTATTTGTTGACAGCTATTGGCCTCAGTATCAACAAAATCACAGTGCGCGGCGTAGCGAGACAAGGCTTCAAGACCCAGCGCGCCTGAGCCAGCAAATAAATCCAAGCAGCGGGCACCGTGAAGGTGAGGGCCTAGCCAGTTAAATAAGGTTTCACGAATGCGGTCACTGGTTGGGCGAAGTCCTTCGGCGCTGTGGAATTGTAGCTTGCGGCTGCGCCACTGGCCGCCAATAATTCGCAGCGTACCTGCTTGCCGTTGGCTGGCGATGTGACCTTGTTGTGGTTTGGGCATGGTGATTCCGGTGCCAGTTACTCAGAGAAATGGTAGGATAAGGCTTTTATTTTTGCTGTAAACCTTACCTCGGAATTTATATACCCGCATGACAGATAACACTACTCCGTCGGAGCTTGAGCCGGAAGTTAAAAAGAAGGGCTTGTTTGCCCGTTTTAAAGAGTCTTTTGTTGGTTCAGAGGAGGATCAAGCGGCGTTAGCGGCGGCCGAAGGCTTTATCGATGACGCAGAAGTGGCTCCTTGGCAGCACTTGGAGTTATCTGCTGAAGAGCAGGCATCTTTGTTAGTACGCTTTCGTGAAGGCTTAAGTAAAACGGGTGCTCAGCTTGGCGAGGGGATGGCAAATTTATTCCTTGGCCGCAAAGAAATTGATGATGAGCTTCTGGAAGAAATTGAAACCCATTTGCTGATGGCAGATGTGGGTGTAGATGCAACACAGCAAATTATTTCTAATTTGACTGGCAAGGTATCTCGCAAGGAATTAAATGACCCTGAAGCGCTCTACGTCGCTTTGCAAGAAGAGCTTGGTGCCATGCTGGCATCGGCTGAAGAAGAGCTGGTTATTCCCATTAGTGACAAACCGTATGTGATCTTGATGGTCGGTGTTAACGGCGTTGGCAAAACCACCACCATTGGTAAATTAGCCAAGCAGCTGCAAGCGGGCGGGCGCTCTGTGATGCTTGCGGCAGGTGACACCTTTCGCGCCGCAGCGGTTGAGCAATTGCAAGTGTGGGGGGAGCGCAACGAGGTTCCCGTCATTGCGCAGCACACTGGCGCCGATAGTGCCTCTGTGCTGTTTGATGCGCTACAAGCGGCACAGGCTAGAGATGTTGATGTCTTAATCGCAGATACAGCCGGTCGTCTGCATAACAAAGACAATTTAATGGAAGAGCTGAAAAAGGTCGTCAGAGTACTTAAAAAGCTCGACCCTGATGCACCCCATGAAGTGATGTTGGTATTAGATGCGGGTACTGGTCAAAATGCCTTATCCCAAGCAAAGCATTTTCAACAAGCCGTTGGCGTTACCGGCTTAACGTTAACCAAACTGGATGGCACCGCCAAAGGCGGGATTGTTTTTGCCATTAGTAAGCAGCTTGGTATTCCTATCCGATTTATTGGTGTGGGCGAGGGAATCTTAGATTTACGCCCCTTCCGTGCCAATGAGTTTGTTGGAGCCTTATTTGGGTGGCAGCAAAAGCAATGATTGAGTTCGATCAGGTCAGCAAGCGTTACGAGGGTGGATATGAGGCGCTCACAAACTTGAGCTTTCATATTCCCCGTGGCGAAATGCGGTTTTTAACCGGCCATAGTGGCGCGGGCAAAAGCACTTTGCTGAAACTGATCATGGTTATGGAACGGGCGAGCTCAGGTCAGGTGATTATTGGAGGCAGAAATTTGTCACGTCTGCCCGCACGGCGAATTCCAGAGGTTCGCCGAGATGTAGGAGTGGTGTTTCAGAATCATCAGTTATTGTTTGACCGCACCGTCTTCGATAATGTCGCGCTACCTTTGATTATTGCCGGCTATGGTCATCGTGATGTTGGTCGGCGTGTTAGAGCCGCCCTCGATAAGGTCGGCTTATTAGACAAAGAAAGAAAAAATCCAGTTGCCCTTTCCGGTGGTGAGCAGCAGCGAGTCGGTATTGCCCGTGCCGTAGTTAATAAGCCGGCGCTATTATTAGCAGATGAGCCCACGGGTAACCTTGACCCACAATTATCCGCTGAAATTATGCATCTTTTTGAGCAGTTCAAGCAGGTTGGGGTGACGGTATTGATCGCAACCCACGACTTAGGGCTGATTGCCCGTATGCCCTATCGCTTATTGACTCTGCGTAAAGGCCGTTTGGTGATGCCCGGAGGGGGTGACGATGTCGCCGAATAAGCAAAATCGCATGAATAAGCGCCGGCTTGGTCAATTGCAGACACCCGCAGGCAGAAAAGATGTTAAGGGTGCACGTAGACATAAAGCCAGTATTAGTGATCGCCTTGCTGGTTATCGAAGCCATCATCGGCAGGTCGCGCTAGATAGCTTGCAGCGCTTGGTGCGCCGCCCAGCGACAACACTGATGACAACGCTAGTGATTGCCATTGCTTTAGCCCTACCTGCGGGGCTTTATGTGGGATTGAATAATGTTGATGCGGTGAGTGAAGGCTGGGAGGGGGCAGCGCGGATTTCATTATTCTTAAAGCCTGCGATTAGCAAT contains:
- a CDS encoding DUF2126 domain-containing protein, with amino-acid sequence MTIRVAIHHKTYYSFDRLVNLSPHVIRLRPAPHSRTPIHSYSMKVVPETHFLNWQQDAFGNYLARLVFPEKTEKFSIEVEVIADMTVINPFDFFVEEYAEKFPFYYKKQLKKELAPYLAKEKQGKLFNKLLKSISTTKRPMNDFLVEVNQILEKEIEYCLRFEPGVQDPEETLQLKKGSCRDSAWLAVQLFRHLGIAARFASGYLVQLTSDEKSLDGPSGPEEDFTDLHAWCEVYIPGAGWIGLDPTSGLFASEGHIPLACTPDPVSAAPIEGFTDECEVEFDYTNVVERVHEDPRVTKPYSDDQWADILLLGEQVDVDFAKNDVRLTMGGEPTFVSVDDMESAQWNIDALGAEKLSLAKTLLLKLRNHFAPQGLLHYGQGKWYPGEEVPRWALGLFWRKDNEPIWTDPELLARVDKDYGHNVATSEKFALSLIEKLSLAKEYAQPAYEDALYYLLQEQKIPKNIDILASKINDDLGRRRLARLLEQGFKDPTGYLVPLAWEPVTGEWVSSIWNVKRERLILTPGDSPMGLRLPLGDLPELAEPEIQPDRDPFEERSPLQPRQEIQFPHEAKVPRPQKLQSAAKVLEEKLKGPQAIVRTAMCIESRGGKVHIFMPPLHSLEHYIELVAAIEETAKEQSVPVILEGYEPPRDPRIQKLLVTPDPGVIEVNVHPKSSWKELVDNTIELYSAARESRLAAEKFMLDGRHTGTGGGNHITLGGVTPSDSPILRRPDLLRSLVTFWQHHPSLSYIFSSAFIGPTSQAPRADEGRDEMMYEMEIAFQQMPDGLAEQPWLVDRLMRNLLIDITGNTHRAEFCIDKLYAPGSATGRLGILEFRGFEMPPHSRMSLVQALLIRTLVARFWNEPYKKPLVRWGTALHDKFMLPHYLWQDMKDVVADLEHAGYPFKADWLLPFEEFRFPHYGRVKLDEIEIELRWAVEPWNVLGEEIGSFGTARYVDSSVERLQVKLSGLTDSRYVLACNGRRVPLANTGRHGEYVAGVRYRAWAPPSALHPTIGVHTPLVFDLIDTWTGRSIGGCSYHVSHPGGRTYETFPVNAFEAESRRGNRFSTVAHTPGPYTPRPDLDAVREFFSEPPRPMAPPPEESPGEYPHTLDLRRKPNWTG
- a CDS encoding nitroreductase family deazaflavin-dependent oxidoreductase — its product is MPNKLDYVKTRREDVDEIPLKWQRLIQRVMKHYTRFNVWVYKKSGGRLLKNFPGGFPICIVGMTGRKSGTRREIALIHLPWGNNKLLVASQGGMEKHPQWYFNIAAKPEIDIMVRGDKRNYSARQANDEEKRELWPHLLGLYPDFDEYQARTDRDIPVFICEPA
- a CDS encoding NADH:flavin oxidoreductase, with product MSHADYLSPASINSLQLKNRFIKAGTFENMTPGGVPGANLNNFHGKLADGDIAMTTLGYCAVENDGRLNENMMYMHEGIRPELTALIADLHQRGTKVSGQMGHCGGFSKNKELQRRRPLGPSFGINGLGLSRGMLFCDAMTLDDIESLIKSYHQAAIFMKSVGFDALEIHFGHGYGLCQFISPKTNKRRDQYGGNLENRMRLPLQVLAAVRDAVGDDFPLLGKISMTEGVRGGLHYDEAIAMCKFLDKAGIDGIITSGGSSTMNPMIMFRGGNILPGMLRTEKSPLMRLLLRLMGKSMFKNYPYSELYFLQHAKRIREAVSCKMIYVGGASSNTSFMTLMEQGFDFIQLGRTLLSDPDLPHQARAKSDFVSRCTHCNDCISTIESTQGIHCTQFPS
- a CDS encoding DUF411 domain-containing protein is translated as MNAHKNQIHYQKYLTTLVLTALVMLLSPATFADNILSPTLQVYKSPSCGCCGKWVEHLNSEGLSTEVHNSDRLAEIKAELGITPSLQSCHTAVTDSGYVFEGHIPARLIKQFLAKPPQNAIGLTVPNMPMGSPGMEMGEHFQAYQVLQINKDGSQEVYAKINHKDQQ
- the rsmD gene encoding 16S rRNA (guanine(966)-N(2))-methyltransferase RsmD; this translates as MPKPQQGHIASQRQAGTLRIIGGQWRSRKLQFHSAEGLRPTSDRIRETLFNWLGPHLHGARCLDLFAGSGALGLEALSRYAAHCDFVDTEANSCQQIRKHIATLHCQNAKVHCQTAIAFLENHAFNYDIIFLDPPFHKDLLAPTVEALASKNLVNGTLIYLETGRDEALPALPPQWQIIKDKQAGQVSYRLIEVIL
- the ftsY gene encoding signal recognition particle-docking protein FtsY, giving the protein MFARFKESFVGSEEDQAALAAAEGFIDDAEVAPWQHLELSAEEQASLLVRFREGLSKTGAQLGEGMANLFLGRKEIDDELLEEIETHLLMADVGVDATQQIISNLTGKVSRKELNDPEALYVALQEELGAMLASAEEELVIPISDKPYVILMVGVNGVGKTTTIGKLAKQLQAGGRSVMLAAGDTFRAAAVEQLQVWGERNEVPVIAQHTGADSASVLFDALQAAQARDVDVLIADTAGRLHNKDNLMEELKKVVRVLKKLDPDAPHEVMLVLDAGTGQNALSQAKHFQQAVGVTGLTLTKLDGTAKGGIVFAISKQLGIPIRFIGVGEGILDLRPFRANEFVGALFGWQQKQ
- the ftsE gene encoding cell division ATP-binding protein FtsE, which gives rise to MIEFDQVSKRYEGGYEALTNLSFHIPRGEMRFLTGHSGAGKSTLLKLIMVMERASSGQVIIGGRNLSRLPARRIPEVRRDVGVVFQNHQLLFDRTVFDNVALPLIIAGYGHRDVGRRVRAALDKVGLLDKERKNPVALSGGEQQRVGIARAVVNKPALLLADEPTGNLDPQLSAEIMHLFEQFKQVGVTVLIATHDLGLIARMPYRLLTLRKGRLVMPGGGDDVAE